A genome region from Maylandia zebra isolate NMK-2024a linkage group LG6, Mzebra_GT3a, whole genome shotgun sequence includes the following:
- the LOC101486845 gene encoding uncharacterized protein LOC101486845 produces MPQACMNFEPNRRGTYHNSRKTNDLINNTGLVNGAVVYNGCSASASRISRSTPAGTQHGPKPTYRINDYFNYGYKGKSTKAAPSGTLKKQGCKIPALCDAPASDGNGSEDLLSGNSAKVSAPPSNIDQKVPDPSLSASGKKKRWRRSRHKKRDKEVVYPEILSPAPIEAEEDWGKEIQEGTRSDWKNMCFGVRPYGPEDVLRFALQDLTLKQRDTAALPVSASYTPAVHHPHPLIWSRHIIPTEPDQFADAD; encoded by the exons ATGCCTCAGGCTTGTATGAACTTTGAGCCTAACAGAAGGGGAACCTATCACAACAGCCGTAAAACCAATGATCTGATCAACAACACAGGTTTGGTTAATGGAGCAGTTGTTTACAATGGATGCTCAGCTTCTGCCAGCAGAATCAGTAGGAGCACACCAGCTGGCACACAGCATGGTCCTAAACCCACATACAGGATTAACGATTATTTTAACTATGGCTACAAAGGCAAGAGTACAAAAGCAGCACCCTCAGGGACCCTCAAGAAACAAGGATGCAAAATTCCAGCTCTCTGTGATGCCCCAGCATCTGATGGAAACGGCAGTGAAGATCTCCTGAGTGGTAACTCAGCCAAAGTTAGTGCTCCACCCAGTAACATTGACCAAAAGGTACCAGATCCCAGCCTATCGGCGTCAGGGAAGAAGAAAAGGTGGAGGAGATCGAGACACAAGAAGAG AGACAAAGAAGTCGTCTACCCGGAAATTCTTTCACCCGCACCCATAGAAGCGGAGGAAGACTGGGGAAAAGAGATCCAGGAGGGCACGCGCTCTGACTGGAAAAACATGTGTTTTGGGGTCAGACCTtatg GTCCAGAAGACGTCCTCCGTTTTGCTTTGCAGGACCTGACACTGAAGCAAAGGGACACAGCGGCCCTGCCCGTGTCAGCCAGTTACACACCAGCGGTGCACCACCCGCACCCCCTGATATGGTCCCGTCACATCATTCCCACTGAGCCAGACCAATTCGCAGACGCTGACTAG